The genomic segment CCGGGATCGGTCATGCAGGCTCGTCTCCCCGGCGGCCCCGCTATGGGCCGGCGGGCTGTCATGGGTGCGGTGCTGGTGTCGCGCGCCTGACACCGGCGATGTCAGCGGAGGTGCGGGCCCGCGATGGGCCGGAAGGCCAGTCCGTCCTGGCGGATGATCCCGCAGGCCTCCACGGGCACGCCCGGGTCTCCGCCGCTGCAGCCATAGCTTGACGGGACGTGGTACGCGGCGCTGCCGTCACAGGTTCATCCCGACCCGGCCTCGCTCGCACCGGCGAGGTCATACGTGCCGGTCGAGATGCGGTAGCGGACGGCCCCGGAGTCCGAGGTCCGGCACCCGCCCGGATCGCCACCGCGTCGAGCTGGGAGCCGAGCTTCTCGGGGCCGACCGTGTTGACGATCGTGGCCAGCACCTCGGCCGTGGCCGCCACGGCCAGGATGTTCTCGGCCTTGTTGGCGTCGTTGGTGGACACCTTCGCCTCGGCACTGGCGCTCATGAGACCGAAGAGACCCATGCCCGCCAGCGACGCCGCCGTGCCCTTGATCAGCCCGCGCCGGCTGGAGGCCGGCAGATGCTGGTTCTGGCGGTCGATCTCGTCGTACAGGTGGTTGGTGGCATCGCTCATGCGGGTGGATCCCTTCTGGCGGCCGCTCGGAGCCAGCCGGGCGCCCGCGCTGTGCTGCGGATGACTGCCGCGTGGCCGGCCTGGACCGCGACGGGGGCCGCGACGGGGGTCGCGACGTCGACAGCGCGGGCGGCCCGCAGCGCCCCCCGTGGTGTGTGTGCGCCGAGCTCGCGTGCCACGATCGTCACCGAGATCGCCAGCATGACGACGAAGAGGGTGGCGCTGACCCCGACGGTGAAGACCGTGATGGCACCGGGGTCGACCGGCCGGCCGGTCACCTCGACGAGCCCGTAGGCCAGCAGCACGATCCGCAGCCCGGTGCTGACCGGCGCGATGGGCACGATGCGCCCTCCGCTCTGGGCGGCCATGACCAGGACGGCCGTTCCCACCGTCGCCGGAAGGCCGAAGGCGTTCAGGAAGCAGGCCAGCGATCCCAGCCGGATCACGCGGCCGAGCGCCTGCCAGGTCGCAACACCGGTCATGAACAGGCGCGGCCGGCGCAGGATGGTCAGGCCCTGGCGCAGGCGATCCAGCAGCACGCGGGACCGGCGCCCGGCCCACCGCAGGACGACGACCGTCAGCAGGACCGCCGCCGCAACCGACGCCGCCGCGAGGACCGGGTGCTCGACGACCGTCGAGGCGTCGGGTCCCGGCAGGTCGCCGGGCGCGGCGGGCACGGGAAGGAAGCCCCGAGCGAGCATCCACACGACCAGGACCGCGCCGAGCGCGGATTCGAACAGCGTTTCGGGCAGCGATGTCGCGGCGAGCGTGCTGTAGCGCGATCCGGGCAGCCGTCGATGCAGGATCGTGTACTTGACGACGTCGCCTGCGCGGGCCGGAAGCAGGCCGTTGATCCCGGACCCTGCAAGGTAGGCGACGGTGACGTCGCGGTGACGCAGGCCGGCGGCCTGCGCCGGGTACGCGACGCGGAGGATGTTCCACCAGCCGCGGATGCGGACGACCTGTGCGGCGAGGTGGGCCAGCACCCCGGCGACCAGCCACAGCGGGTCGACGTCGACGGCGTTGCTGAGCAGCAGGTCGGCGGCGTGGTGGGCGCGATCGATCGCCCCGTCGATGACCTCCCTCATGGACGGCAGGTACCGCCGGGGAGCGCGACCCGGACTCGGGTGTCATCGGGATGACGCGAACGGTGAACGGTCCGCGTCGGCGCATCACGAGGCTAGGGCGCGACCGCTGGCGTGGCGTCGCGCTCGCGGGCCGGGGGCCGGTCGGCCGGCGTCGGCGTCGGCGTCGGCGCCGACGCCAGGCGCCGGCGCTCTCGGTGGTAGGCGTACAGGATGCTGCGGTGCGTGATCCAGCCGGCGATCTCCCGACCGCCCGCGGTCAGCACGGGCAGCCCGGTCGCGTCGGTGGCGCCCAGGGCGTGGACGGCGTCCTCGAGCGTGTCGTCGGCGTGCAGCTCGTGGACGCCGCGGGCGAGGGAGCCGGCATCGGCGCCGGGTGGGTCGTCGGCCATCATGTGCTGCTCGAGGTCCCCGGCGGTGATGACGCCGACCAGCCTTCCGAGCGCATCCAGGACGGGAACGGACTGGTCGGGGCGATCGGTGAGGCGCGCCGGCGCCGCCGAGAGCGGCGCGTCGGCGGCCAGGGTCTCGGGCATGGGCTCGATCGCGTCCTCGAGCGTGACGGTGCGCATGACGCTCACGACGCGGGGACGGTCGATCTGGATGCCGCGACGACGCAGCTTGAGCGTGTAGATCGTGTCGGACGACAGGCGCCCGCTGATGCCGGCGGCCAGGACGATCGCGAGCATGAGCGGCAGGATGATGGAGTACTCGCCGGTGAGCTCGAAGATGATGAGCACCGCGGTGATCGGTGCCCGGGCCGACCCGGCGAACACCGCTCCCATGCCGACCAGGGCGTAGGCGCCGGCGGGTGCGGTCACCCCCGGCAGGAGCTGATGGGCGACCTGGCCGAAGGCCGAGCCGAGCATGGCGCCCATGAACAGGGAGGGGGCGAAGACGCCGCCGGAGCCGCCGATCGAGATGGTCAGGCTCGTGGCCGCGATCTTGGCGACCAGCAGCAGCAGGACGAACGCGATGGCGTAGTGGCCGGAGACGGCCAGCGAGAGGACGGGGTAGCCCACGCCGTACATCTCAGGGACGGCGAGCAGCAGTAGGCCGAGCAGGATGCCGCCGACGGCGGGGCGGGCCCAGGCGGGACCTCTCCAGAGGCGGTCGGCGAGGTCCTCGGACCCGTAGAGCACGCGGATGAACACGATGCCGACGGCACCGCCGAGCAGGCCGAGCGCGGCGTAGAGCACCAGCTCGACCGGTGAGGTCAGGGTGAAGCCCGGCAGGTGCAGGAAGCTCGCCGAGCCGAACGCCCCGCGGGCGATCGCCGCGGCGGTGACCGAGCTGAGCACGACCACGCCGAAGGAGTCGGTCTCGAAGTCGCGCAGGATGACCTCCAGCGCGAAGAAGACCCCGGCGATCGGGGCGTTGAACGTGGCCGAGATCCCGCCGGCTGCGCCACAGGCCACCAGCAGCTTGAGCCGGCGCTCGGGCACGCGGGCCGCCTGGCCGATCAGCGAGCCGAGCGCGGACCCGATCTGGACGATGGGGCCCTCGCGGCCGACCGAGCCGCCCGAGCCGATGGTCAACGCCGAGGCCAGCGCCTTGATCACGGGCACCTGTGCGCGCATGCGTCCGCCGTGCTCGGCGACCGCGAGCATGACCTCGGGGACCCCATGGCCACGTGCCTCGGGGGCGAAGCGCGCGACCAGCGGCCCATACAGGAGCCCACCCATGACCGGTGCCAGGACCACGAACCAGATGCCCAGGCCCGGAACGTGGGGATTGGCCACGCGACCGGCCGCGCTGTAGTCGCGGTAGCCCGAGAAGAGCTCGGTCAGCCCTTGGATGAGCTCGCGGAACGCGATCGCGCCCAGTCCGGCGCCGACCCCGACCAGCAGGGCGAGCGCGACGAGGCCGCGGGTCCCACTCAGCCCGAGGCGTGCGCGTGCGGTGATCGTCGCCCCCCGTGGACCCCGGGCGCCGCGCGCAGCGCGCTCGCGCACGATGGCTCCATCCGCCGGAGGGCGTGAGGACGAACGGGACACGCCGAGCACGTTAGCTTACACCGTAAGCATCAGGGTTCTCGTGCTCGCCCGTCCGGCACGTTGCCGAACGAGAACTTACGATGTAAGTTCTCTGGTATGGGACTTGCCGCTGCTGGGGTCTTCGCCTGTGGGCTCTGGATCATCCTCTGGGGGATCGACTTCGGCCGGACCGGGGATGCGTTCCTCGTCACCGTGCCGCCGATCATGTTCATCGCCGTCATGGTGCACGCGATCAGGGCCAAACGGGCACGGCAGCGGCCATGACGCGCGGGGCCGTGAGATCCAGCTGGGGTCCCTGACGGCCGCCGGCCGGCGCGTTGCACCGCGCGCCGGGACGTAGACCCCGCTCATCTGGGATCACCAGTCGGGAACGGTGGCCGCCGAGCCCTCCTCCGCGGCGGTGTGCGGTGGTTGAGTGGCCGGGCCCTCTCGCGGGATCGACCCAGGAGCGCCGCATTCGACTGCCACGCCGACGGCTCGCTGACCCGACGGCTGGTTCGTCGGTCATGGGTCGCTTCTCGCGCGCCGCCGTAGCGGGTCGCCGGCGCCCGAGTTGCCCTATGCCGCGAGGTACGAGACGGGGTACAAACTGAGGCAACCCAGAGCTACCGAGCCGCCCAGAGCTCCCGCTGTGGAGCAACACGCGGACGGACGGATTTCGCGTCCTTGCGGCTGGGGGCCGGGCGGTCCCAGGTTCAAATCCTGTCTCCCCGACTCACAGAGGCCCTGATCTCATCCGGGTCTTCTGCTTTCTAGAACTCTCGAGTCGACCTCACGGGATCCGATTCGGGATCCATTTGCCCGCGCGGACCTCGGCGTTCGCCATCGCCCTACCGCGTATGGACGATCTCCAGTTCGACTTCGATGACGCGGCGGGCGCTGAGCGCGGCCCCGGGGCGTCTGGGGTAGTGCTCCCGCCGCTACGGTCCCGACGCCATCCGCCGCCTGGAAGTGCTCGACGCCGCCGAGCGAGCCGGGTCTTAGCCCCGACGAGGCCCGCCTGCCAGTCGAGCACGACGACGCCGGTACCCCTGCCTTTACCGCGCTGGGCGGGCTGGTCGCTCGCAAGCTGCCGACATCGACGCGCTGATCGCCCCAGGCGCAGGCCATGCGCACCTGGATGCTGACCGCAACGACCGCTCCTGCGCGGCGCTTGACTCATGCGCGATGTTCGAGCCGAGCAGCACGGCGCGTTGTTGATCTCGCACGTCAACGCACCAGGCGCGAGCGCGTCGACGGCTGAGCTCGGCGGTCAGGTCGGCGACGCGTCGGCCACGGCCCGGCGCCCCGGGCGCCCGGCCTCAGTAGTTGAACGTCGTGGCGCCGTCGCCGACGAACTCCATCAGTGGCGTGGCGCCCTTGAGTTCGGCCCCGTCGACGAGGTCGGCTTCGTCGAGCTCGCGCTCGCGGAAGCAGATGGGGCAGACGAAGAACCGGCCGCCCTTCTCGATGAACTGGCCATGGAGACGGTCGATCGGTGGTTCCTGGCCGGCGCGGATGCGGTCGGCGTAGCCACGCAGGCCGAGTCTCACGCCGTCGACGCTGAGCCACATGACGACGTCCTTGCCTTGATCGAGGGCGGCGACGGCGGTGAGGTAGGAGACCGCCACGCGGTCGGGGTCCTCCTCGCCATGTGTGCAGCCGACGACGACGCGTCCGTTGCTTGCCATAGGTACGTCCTCCTGTGGTTGTTCAGTGACCTGGCTTGACGGCGCGGATCGTGGAGCCCATCGCCCCGAACTTGGCCGCCTTGCGACGGGTGTCCTCGAAGACCGAGCGTGCGTAGGTGTCGACGAGGTCGCCCTGGGTGATGTCGGTGTAGGCCCGCTGGACCAGCAGGCGCGCGTGCTCGCCCTCGAGCAACGCGCCGGCGATTCACCCCGTCCAGAGGTCGATGCGCTTGCGGGCGTCCTCGGAGACTTCGTGGTGGACGATCACGTCGGCCAGCTGCAGCCGGCCGCCGGGCCGAAGGACGCGGTCGATCTCGTCGAGCACGGCGTCCTTGTCGGGGACCAGGTCGATGACGCCGTTGGAGATCACGACGTCGACCGATGCGTCGGGTAGCGGCAGTGCCTCGATCAGCGACTCGTGCAGCTCGACGTTGTCGACGTCCATCTCGTTGGCGCTCTGCCGGGCACGCGCGAGCATCGTCGTGGTCATGTCGACGCCGATGACCTGCCCAGTTGACCCGGTCATCTGGGCCGCGATCAGCAGGTCGGTGCCTGCGCCGCAGCCGAGGTCCAGGACGACCTCTCCGGGTTCGATCCGTCCCAGCGCCCAGTGGTTGGCGACCCCGGCGAAGCTCTCCACGGTGGCGTCGGGAACCCGCGACAGCTCCGGTTCGGGGTACCCGAGCGCTCGCGCCCAGCTTCGCCCGGTGGGGAAGATGTAGTCCTTGGACTGATCAGTGGAGACATCGGTGTAGGTCTTGCGGATCTCGTCGCGCAGGACGTCGACGTCGACGGGAATGTCGTGTGAGCTCATGCGGCGGTCCTCTCCCTGCGGGAGGTGCCAGTCCTCCTGGCCATGGCCTCGCCGGGCAGGCAGAAGTCGGTCGTCGTCACCGGCCTCCAGGCGGCCACCAGCAAGACGCTGATCCCGAGTGCACGCATCTCGTCCTCCTTCGTGGGTCAGGCGGCTCGCTGGTTCATTCGCGGCTGGGTCGCGAGCCGCCACTCGGGCCAGCCTTCCTGGAGGCGCCTGGCGTCACGGCCGGCGGCGCGCAGCTGGCGTACCGCCTCGTGGGCGTAGGCGCAGAACGGGCCGCGGCAGTAGGCGACGACCTCGCGATCGGCGGGAAGCTCGGCCAGCCTGTCGCGCAGCTCGTCGATCGGGATCGAGCGGGCACCGTCGATGTGGCCGGCCGCGAACTCCTCGGACGGCCGGACGTCGATGACCATCACCTCGCCGCGACGCAGGCGGGCGATCAGCTCGTCGCGGCCGATCGCCTCGACGTCCTCGCCGAGGTACTCGCCGGCCGCCCGCTCGACCTCGGCCAGCTGTGCGACAGATGTCTCTCGTAGGGAGAGCCACAACCTCAGGACCTCGTCGCCGGCCAGGGCGTAGCGCACGCTTGTGCCCTCGCGCGCTCGGGTGACGACACCGGCGGCGTGCAGCGCCTGCAGGTGCTGCGACGTGTTGGCCGTCGACTGATCGCTGGCCCTCGCCAGCTCATCGACGGACCGCGGCGCCTGGGCGAGGAGATCCAGGAGCTCGAGGCGACGGGGACTGGCGAACGCCTTGCCCATCAGTGCGATGGCCTCGAACAGCGCGGTCTTCTCGGCTCGGGAGCTCATCCGTTGTTATTCAAGTGATCACTTGATAACTTGTCAAGCCCTTCGACCAGGAGGTCCGCCGTGTTCTTCCGCCAGCTGCTCAACGACGAGACCGCCTGCGCCTCCTACGTGCTCGGCTGCAAGACGCACAGCTCGTTCGCCGTGGTCGAGCCGCACGCCGATCTCGTCGACGACTACATTGCGCTGGCCGAGGCGCAGGGCTCGACGATCACGGCCGTCTTCGATACGCACGTCCAGGCCGACCACGTGTCGGGGATGGCTGAGCTGGTCGCACGCACCGGCGCGATCGCATACCTGCCCGTGGGCGCCGGCGTGGACTTCGATCATCGTCCGATGGGTGATCTGGAGGTCGTCGTGCTCGGCAACGTCGAGGTGCAGGCGATGGCGACGCCAGGCCACGCGGTCGCCCATCACGCCTACCTGGTCACTGATCACACGCGCGCCGACGAACCGTGGTTCGTGCTGACCGGCGACGCGCTGCTGGTCGGCGACGCCGGGCGCCCCGACCTGCACGCCCACGGCGAGCACACCGTCGAGGCGATGGCGCGGGAGCTGTACCGCTCGATCACACAGCGGCTGCTGGCACTGTCCGACGACGTGCTGCTGTACCCCTCGCACTACTCCGGCTCGCTCTGCGGCCGCGGCCTGTCGGCCAACCCCGCCTCGACGATCGGCTTCGAACGCCGCCATAACGTCGCACTGCAGCATGGCGACGAGGACGCCTTCGTGAAGGCCTTGGTGCAGGACATCCCGCCGAGGCCCGAACAGCAGGCCGCAATCGTCGCCGCCAACCGCGCCGGGCACCCGCTCGCCGACGTGACATGAGCCGGCCGCAGGTCCGCCTCGGGCTGCGCGAGAACGCCGCGCAGTTCTCGCTGCTGGTCGCGGTCAACGCGTTCGTGGGTGCGATGGTCGGCCTCGAACGCTCGACGCTGCCGCTCCTCGGCCGCGAGGAATTCCACGTGGCCTCCAGTGCCGCGGTGCTGTCGTTCATCGTCGCCTTCGGTCTCGCCAAGGCGT from the Baekduia soli genome contains:
- a CDS encoding lysylphosphatidylglycerol synthase transmembrane domain-containing protein yields the protein MREVIDGAIDRAHHAADLLLSNAVDVDPLWLVAGVLAHLAAQVVRIRGWWNILRVAYPAQAAGLRHRDVTVAYLAGSGINGLLPARAGDVVKYTILHRRLPGSRYSTLAATSLPETLFESALGAVLVVWMLARGFLPVPAAPGDLPGPDASTVVEHPVLAAASVAAAVLLTVVVLRWAGRRSRVLLDRLRQGLTILRRPRLFMTGVATWQALGRVIRLGSLACFLNAFGLPATVGTAVLVMAAQSGGRIVPIAPVSTGLRIVLLAYGLVEVTGRPVDPGAITVFTVGVSATLFVVMLAISVTIVARELGAHTPRGALRAARAVDVATPVAAPVAVQAGHAAVIRSTARAPGWLRAAARRDPPA
- a CDS encoding DsrE family protein yields the protein MASNGRVVVGCTHGEEDPDRVAVSYLTAVAALDQGKDVVMWLSVDGVRLGLRGYADRIRAGQEPPIDRLHGQFIEKGGRFFVCPICFRERELDEADLVDGAELKGATPLMEFVGDGATTFNY
- a CDS encoding ArsR/SmtB family transcription factor; translated protein: MSSRAEKTALFEAIALMGKAFASPRRLELLDLLAQAPRSVDELARASDQSTANTSQHLQALHAAGVVTRAREGTSVRYALAGDEVLRLWLSLRETSVAQLAEVERAAGEYLGEDVEAIGRDELIARLRRGEVMVIDVRPSEEFAAGHIDGARSIPIDELRDRLAELPADREVVAYCRGPFCAYAHEAVRQLRAAGRDARRLQEGWPEWRLATQPRMNQRAA
- a CDS encoding chloride channel protein — encoded protein: MRERAARGARGPRGATITARARLGLSGTRGLVALALLVGVGAGLGAIAFRELIQGLTELFSGYRDYSAAGRVANPHVPGLGIWFVVLAPVMGGLLYGPLVARFAPEARGHGVPEVMLAVAEHGGRMRAQVPVIKALASALTIGSGGSVGREGPIVQIGSALGSLIGQAARVPERRLKLLVACGAAGGISATFNAPIAGVFFALEVILRDFETDSFGVVVLSSVTAAAIARGAFGSASFLHLPGFTLTSPVELVLYAALGLLGGAVGIVFIRVLYGSEDLADRLWRGPAWARPAVGGILLGLLLLAVPEMYGVGYPVLSLAVSGHYAIAFVLLLLVAKIAATSLTISIGGSGGVFAPSLFMGAMLGSAFGQVAHQLLPGVTAPAGAYALVGMGAVFAGSARAPITAVLIIFELTGEYSIILPLMLAIVLAAGISGRLSSDTIYTLKLRRRGIQIDRPRVVSVMRTVTLEDAIEPMPETLAADAPLSAAPARLTDRPDQSVPVLDALGRLVGVITAGDLEQHMMADDPPGADAGSLARGVHELHADDTLEDAVHALGATDATGLPVLTAGGREIAGWITHRSILYAYHRERRRLASAPTPTPTPADRPPARERDATPAVAP
- a CDS encoding MBL fold metallo-hydrolase, which codes for MLGCKTHSSFAVVEPHADLVDDYIALAEAQGSTITAVFDTHVQADHVSGMAELVARTGAIAYLPVGAGVDFDHRPMGDLEVVVLGNVEVQAMATPGHAVAHHAYLVTDHTRADEPWFVLTGDALLVGDAGRPDLHAHGEHTVEAMARELYRSITQRLLALSDDVLLYPSHYSGSLCGRGLSANPASTIGFERRHNVALQHGDEDAFVKALVQDIPPRPEQQAAIVAANRAGHPLADVT
- a CDS encoding methyltransferase domain-containing protein, giving the protein MSSHDIPVDVDVLRDEIRKTYTDVSTDQSKDYIFPTGRSWARALGYPEPELSRVPDATVESFAGVANHWALGRIEPGEVVLDLGCGAGTDLLIAAQMTGSTGQVIGVDMTTTMLARARQSANEMDVDNVELHESLIEALPLPDASVDVVISNGVIDLVPDKDAVLDEIDRVLRPGGRLQLADVIVHHEVSEDARKRIDLWTGUIAGALLEGEHARLLVQRAYTDITQGDLVDTYARSVFEDTRRKAAKFGAMGSTIRAVKPGH